Proteins encoded by one window of Bubalus bubalis isolate 160015118507 breed Murrah chromosome 4, NDDB_SH_1, whole genome shotgun sequence:
- the LOC102405126 gene encoding c-Myc-binding protein, with the protein MWTVSGASYAAAAATMAHYKAANSKREQFRRYLEKSGVLDTLTKVLVALYEEPEKPNSALDFLKHHLGAATPENPEIELLRLELAEMKEKYEAIVEENKKLKTKLAQYEPPQEEKRAE; encoded by the coding sequence ATGTGGACGGTCTCCGGCGCCAGCTACGCCGCTGCCGCTGCCACTATGGCCCATTACAAAGCCGCCAACTCCAAGCGCGAGCAGTTCCGGAGGTACTTGGAGAAGTCGGGGGTGCTGGACACGCTGACCAAGGTATTGGTAGCCTTATATGAAGAACCAGAGAAACCTAATAGTGCTTTGGATTTTTTAAAGCATCACTTAGGAGCTGCTACCCcagaaaatccagaaatagaGCTGCTTCGCCTAGAATtggcagaaatgaaagagaaatatgaagctattgtagaagaaaataaaaaactgaaaacaaagctTGCTCAGTATGAACCACCTCAGGAGGAGAAACGTGCTGAATAG